From the genome of Phytohabitans rumicis, one region includes:
- the ilvC gene encoding ketol-acid reductoisomerase, giving the protein MAAEVFYDDDADLGIIQGKKVAVIGYGSQGHAHALSLRDSGVEVRIGLQEGSKSRPKAQEQGLTVGTPAEVSAWADVIMLLAPDTAQRKIYAEDIAPNLTAGKALFFGHGLNIRYGLIEPPADIDVAMVAPKGPGHLVRRQYVDGKGVPCLVAVEQDATGGALALALSYAKGIGGSRAGVIKTTFTEETETDLFGEQAVLCGGASALVQTGFEVLTEAGYTPEVAYFECLHELKLIVDLMYEGGIARMRYSVSDTAEYGDYTRGPRVIDARVKEEMQRILGEIQDGSFARELIAEDDAGRPNFIKYREQGAAHPIEETGKKLRAMMSWVDRPITETA; this is encoded by the coding sequence ATGGCCGCTGAGGTCTTCTACGACGACGACGCCGACCTGGGCATCATCCAGGGCAAGAAGGTCGCCGTCATCGGGTACGGCAGCCAGGGCCACGCCCACGCGCTGTCCCTGCGCGACTCGGGTGTCGAGGTGCGGATCGGTCTGCAGGAGGGCTCCAAGAGCCGGCCGAAGGCGCAGGAGCAGGGTCTGACGGTCGGCACCCCGGCCGAGGTGAGCGCGTGGGCCGACGTCATCATGCTGCTCGCGCCGGACACCGCGCAGCGGAAGATCTACGCCGAGGACATCGCGCCCAACCTCACCGCGGGCAAGGCGCTCTTCTTCGGCCACGGGCTCAACATCCGGTACGGGCTGATCGAGCCGCCGGCCGACATCGACGTGGCCATGGTCGCGCCGAAGGGCCCGGGGCACCTGGTGCGCCGGCAGTACGTCGACGGCAAGGGCGTGCCCTGCCTGGTCGCCGTCGAGCAGGACGCCACGGGTGGCGCGCTGGCGCTGGCCCTGTCGTACGCCAAGGGCATCGGCGGCTCCCGCGCGGGCGTCATCAAGACGACGTTCACGGAGGAGACGGAGACCGACCTGTTCGGCGAGCAGGCGGTCCTCTGCGGCGGCGCGTCCGCGCTGGTGCAGACCGGCTTCGAGGTGCTCACCGAGGCCGGGTACACCCCCGAGGTGGCCTACTTCGAGTGCCTGCACGAGCTGAAGCTGATCGTCGACCTCATGTACGAGGGTGGCATCGCCCGGATGCGCTACAGCGTCTCGGACACCGCCGAGTACGGCGACTACACCCGTGGCCCGCGCGTGATCGACGCCCGGGTCAAGGAGGAGATGCAGCGGATCCTGGGCGAGATCCAGGACGGCAGCTTCGCCCGCGAGCTGATCGCCGAGGACGACGCCGGCCGCCCCAACTTCATCAAGTACCGCGAGCAGGGCGCCGCGCACCCGATCGAGGAGACCGGCAAGAAGCTGCGGGCCATGATGAGCTGGGTCGACCGCCCCATCACCGAAACCGCCTAA
- a CDS encoding FAD:protein FMN transferase, giving the protein MAIQQASGPSTSIARAPRSTIRDGRGRADLWLGYQGPANRPFGASTAAAAGRVVARHAVHTSAADFSLMLVAPEWMSRRAISEAIADAVAELRAIDVTYSPLRRNSLVSLLRRGEVSAEAYPPLADIVARCDAMRAATDGWFDAWAVPGGFDPGGLLKGWAVDRAAARLRAAGIEDYAVVSEADLTVRGHAPHGGPWRVAVHHPREPRRIAMVLEMTEGAVGASGLTGHRGHVVDPHVAEIVRHEGAAVVTGPDLAVADAYATALFAAGPAGLGWFPTVDGYRMLIAECRPT; this is encoded by the coding sequence ATGGCGATCCAGCAGGCATCGGGGCCGAGCACGAGCATCGCACGGGCCCCGAGGAGCACCATCAGGGACGGCCGGGGCCGCGCCGACCTGTGGCTCGGTTACCAGGGTCCGGCCAACCGTCCGTTCGGCGCCTCGACCGCGGCCGCCGCCGGGCGCGTGGTGGCCCGGCACGCCGTACACACCTCCGCGGCCGACTTCTCGCTCATGCTGGTGGCGCCCGAGTGGATGAGCCGCCGCGCGATCAGCGAGGCCATCGCCGACGCGGTCGCCGAGCTGCGCGCGATCGACGTCACCTACAGCCCGCTGCGCCGCAACAGCCTGGTCTCGCTGCTGCGCCGCGGCGAGGTGTCCGCCGAGGCGTACCCGCCGCTGGCCGACATCGTGGCCCGGTGCGACGCGATGCGCGCCGCCACCGACGGATGGTTCGACGCCTGGGCGGTGCCCGGCGGCTTCGACCCGGGCGGCCTGCTGAAGGGCTGGGCCGTCGACCGCGCCGCGGCGCGGTTGCGCGCCGCCGGCATCGAGGACTACGCCGTCGTCAGCGAGGCGGATCTCACGGTACGCGGGCACGCGCCCCATGGCGGCCCATGGCGCGTCGCCGTCCACCATCCGCGCGAGCCCCGCCGGATCGCCATGGTCCTGGAGATGACCGAGGGCGCGGTGGGCGCCTCCGGACTGACCGGCCACCGCGGTCACGTGGTCGACCCGCACGTCGCCGAGATCGTCCGTCACGAGGGCGCCGCCGTCGTCACCGGGCCCGACCTGGCCGTGGCCGACGCGTACGCGACCGCCCTCTTCGCCGCCGGTCCGGCCGGCCTGGGCTGGTTTCCCACAGTGGACGGTTACCGGATGTTGATCGCCGAGTGCCGCCCCACCTGA
- the ilvN gene encoding acetolactate synthase small subunit — MTNKHTLSVLVENKPGILARVAGLFARRGFNIDSLAVGETEHPEVSRMTIVVNAEESPLEQVTKQLNKLVHVLKIVELDPTVAVQRELLLVKVRADRPIRSQVLETVNLFRARVVDVAPDTLTIEATGTADKLDALLRDLEPYGIKEMVQSGLVAIGRGSRSITTGPALRAA, encoded by the coding sequence ATGACCAATAAGCACACGCTCTCCGTTCTGGTGGAGAACAAGCCGGGAATACTGGCCCGGGTGGCGGGCCTGTTCGCCCGTCGTGGGTTCAACATCGACTCGCTGGCGGTCGGGGAGACCGAGCACCCCGAGGTCTCCCGGATGACCATCGTGGTCAACGCCGAGGAGTCCCCGCTGGAGCAGGTCACCAAGCAGCTCAACAAGCTGGTGCACGTACTCAAGATCGTCGAGCTGGACCCGACCGTGGCCGTCCAGCGGGAGCTGCTACTCGTGAAGGTCCGGGCCGACCGCCCGATCCGTTCGCAGGTGCTGGAGACGGTCAACCTCTTCCGGGCGCGCGTCGTCGACGTCGCCCCGGACACGCTCACGATCGAGGCGACCGGCACGGCCGACAAGCTCGACGCGTTGCTGCGTGACCTCGAACCGTACGGAATCAAGGAAATGGTGCAGTCTGGCCTCGTGGCCATCGGGCGCGGCTCGCGGTCGATCACCACCGGACCGGCGCTGCGCGCCGCCTGA
- a CDS encoding putative bifunctional diguanylate cyclase/phosphodiesterase: MVCAGSLVASARRRTGATRRAHRLLAGGAAVGAVTVAGGIAASLAVQQHVVHTQHDKTSLGSLLAVGVALSCGLLLLGLLTLPGAAPKPAGALRHTLDGLVIAAALWFVGWVLVSKPTHLLGDHTPYWCKPLLMPAAVAALALGVSAITAMRAPRPRRPLVAVGVGVTAAAAAGIGLAGGVCQGMTLLADLSAIALPAALGLVVYAARRADRPEVDDEEAAVDGDVTQRGSAYAFLPMAAMATSALYHLVRGGDFDLVGIVTGSLEGFALVARQWLALRDVKAYAERLQDREAYFRELAHTDPLTGLANRRGLLSALEDEHVAGASAVLLALDLDGFKNVNDLRGHDVGDAVLVEVGQRLRMNLRPGDVAARLGGDEFAVLMWARPAEAKRAATRLLGVLGGPYEQELGTVFLSVSIGLASCATVPDVKALLRNADLALRWAKQRGKNRVELYDVGYDAKLRRRTTLEHELRGAIDRDELHLQYQPVVMLPSVRPVGAEALLRWNHPVLGSVGPDEFIPVAEECGMINKLGAWVLHQACHQLSRWLAEGHDVWVSVNVSPRELHATCYVDQVKEALRAHRVPPQRLVLEVTEHAMAADVEELIRRLGDLRATGVRIALDDFGSGYSSLGQLRRLPVDILKIDRSLVVKPMVRVIVELGHQFGLEVIAEGLGEQEEMAMVVAAGCRLGQGYLSGWPVPAEHFEARLDTATSPGARAVAVPVQAGPGQAGPGQVDHVTRNAQNVRSVDSSHEMRQA; the protein is encoded by the coding sequence CTGGTTTGTGCCGGTTCGCTGGTCGCATCCGCGCGTCGACGCACGGGCGCGACCCGGCGTGCCCACCGGCTGCTCGCCGGCGGGGCCGCCGTCGGCGCGGTGACCGTCGCCGGCGGGATCGCGGCCAGCCTGGCCGTGCAGCAGCACGTCGTGCACACCCAGCATGACAAGACGTCGCTCGGCAGCCTGCTGGCCGTCGGGGTCGCGCTGAGCTGCGGTCTGCTGCTCCTCGGCCTGCTCACGCTGCCGGGGGCCGCGCCCAAGCCGGCCGGGGCGCTCCGGCACACCCTCGACGGGCTGGTGATCGCGGCGGCGCTCTGGTTCGTCGGCTGGGTGCTGGTGTCCAAGCCGACCCACCTGCTGGGCGACCACACGCCGTACTGGTGCAAGCCGCTGCTCATGCCGGCGGCCGTCGCGGCGCTGGCGCTCGGCGTGAGCGCGATTACGGCTATGCGCGCGCCACGGCCGCGCCGGCCGCTCGTGGCGGTCGGGGTCGGCGTCACGGCCGCGGCGGCGGCCGGGATCGGCCTGGCCGGCGGCGTCTGCCAGGGCATGACGCTGCTGGCTGACCTGAGCGCGATCGCGCTGCCGGCAGCCTTGGGCCTGGTGGTGTACGCGGCCCGCCGCGCCGACCGGCCCGAGGTCGACGACGAGGAGGCGGCCGTCGATGGCGACGTGACCCAGCGCGGCAGCGCGTACGCCTTCCTCCCGATGGCCGCGATGGCCACCTCCGCCCTCTACCACCTGGTGCGCGGCGGCGACTTCGACCTGGTGGGCATCGTGACCGGCAGCCTGGAAGGGTTCGCCCTGGTCGCGCGGCAGTGGCTGGCGCTGCGTGACGTCAAGGCGTACGCCGAGCGGCTGCAGGACCGGGAGGCGTACTTCCGCGAGTTGGCGCACACCGACCCGCTGACCGGGCTGGCCAACCGGCGCGGCCTGCTCTCCGCGCTCGAGGACGAGCACGTGGCCGGGGCTTCCGCCGTCCTGCTCGCGCTCGACCTCGACGGCTTCAAGAACGTCAACGATCTGCGCGGCCACGACGTCGGCGACGCGGTGCTGGTCGAGGTGGGCCAGCGCCTCCGGATGAACCTGCGCCCCGGCGACGTGGCGGCCCGGCTGGGCGGCGACGAGTTCGCGGTGCTCATGTGGGCGCGCCCGGCCGAGGCCAAGCGAGCGGCGACGCGCCTGCTGGGCGTCCTCGGCGGCCCGTACGAGCAGGAGCTCGGCACGGTCTTCCTGTCGGTCAGCATCGGGCTCGCGAGCTGCGCGACCGTCCCGGACGTGAAGGCGTTGCTGCGCAACGCCGATCTGGCGTTGCGCTGGGCGAAACAGCGCGGCAAGAACAGGGTCGAGCTCTACGACGTCGGGTACGACGCGAAGCTGCGCCGGCGTACGACGCTGGAGCACGAGCTGCGCGGCGCGATCGACCGGGACGAGCTGCACCTGCAGTACCAGCCCGTGGTGATGCTGCCGTCGGTGCGCCCGGTCGGCGCCGAGGCCCTGCTGCGGTGGAACCATCCGGTGCTGGGCAGCGTCGGGCCGGACGAGTTCATCCCGGTCGCCGAGGAGTGCGGGATGATCAACAAGCTCGGCGCCTGGGTGCTGCACCAGGCGTGTCACCAGCTGTCCCGCTGGCTGGCCGAGGGCCACGACGTGTGGGTGTCGGTCAACGTCTCGCCGCGTGAGCTGCACGCGACCTGCTACGTCGACCAGGTCAAGGAGGCGCTGCGGGCGCACCGGGTGCCGCCCCAGCGGCTCGTCCTGGAGGTGACCGAGCACGCGATGGCCGCCGACGTCGAAGAGCTGATCCGGCGGCTGGGTGACCTGCGCGCGACCGGCGTGCGCATCGCGCTCGACGACTTCGGCTCGGGCTACTCGTCGCTGGGCCAGCTGCGCCGGCTCCCGGTCGACATCCTCAAGATCGACCGCTCGCTCGTGGTCAAGCCGATGGTGCGGGTGATCGTCGAGTTGGGTCACCAGTTCGGCCTGGAGGTCATCGCCGAAGGGCTGGGCGAGCAGGAGGAGATGGCGATGGTCGTCGCGGCCGGCTGCCGCCTCGGCCAGGGCTACCTGTCCGGCTGGCCGGTGCCGGCCGAGCACTTCGAGGCGCGGCTGGACACCGCGACCTCGCCCGGTGCCCGGGCCGTCGCAGTTCCTGTGCAGGCAGGGCCCGGACAAGCGGGGCCTGGTCAGGTGGATCACGTAACGCGAAACGCTCAAAATGTGAGATCAGTTGACTCATCGCATGAGATGCGTCAGGCTTAG
- a CDS encoding 3-isopropylmalate dehydrogenase, with amino-acid sequence MARIAVVAGDGIGTEVVAEARKVIDAVLPGVTATEYDLGAARYHRTGEVLPDSVRDELAGHDAILLGAVGDPTVPPGVLERGLLLKLRFDFDQYVNLRPARLWPGTSSPLAHVKAGEIDFVVVREGTEGLYAGAGGTMHRDTPAEVATEESLNTRHGVERVIRDAFARAQRRERRKVTLVHKTNVLTHAGSLWSRAFDAVKAEFPDVETEYQHVDAAAMFMVTQPQRYDVVVTDNLFGDILTDIAAAVTGGIGLAASGSINPTRQFPSMFEPVHGSAPDIAGKGVADPVAAVLSASLLLDHLGHADEARRVFEAVATELASRTPGVPVRTAEVGDRLAAQAA; translated from the coding sequence GTGGCACGGATCGCGGTGGTGGCCGGGGATGGCATCGGGACCGAGGTAGTCGCGGAGGCCCGCAAGGTCATCGACGCCGTACTGCCCGGGGTGACCGCCACCGAGTACGACCTGGGCGCGGCGCGCTACCACCGCACGGGTGAGGTGCTGCCCGACTCGGTCCGCGACGAGCTGGCCGGCCACGACGCGATCCTGCTGGGCGCGGTCGGCGACCCGACCGTCCCGCCGGGAGTCCTTGAGCGCGGCCTGCTGCTCAAGCTCCGCTTCGACTTCGACCAGTACGTCAACCTGCGCCCCGCCCGGCTCTGGCCCGGCACCTCCAGCCCGCTGGCCCACGTGAAGGCCGGCGAGATCGACTTCGTGGTCGTGCGGGAGGGCACCGAAGGGCTGTACGCCGGCGCCGGCGGCACGATGCACCGCGACACGCCCGCCGAGGTGGCGACCGAGGAGAGCCTCAACACCCGGCACGGCGTCGAGCGGGTCATCCGCGACGCGTTCGCGCGGGCACAGCGCCGCGAGCGCCGCAAGGTCACCCTGGTGCACAAGACCAACGTGCTGACCCACGCCGGCTCGCTGTGGTCGCGCGCGTTCGACGCGGTGAAGGCCGAGTTTCCCGACGTGGAGACCGAGTACCAGCACGTCGACGCGGCCGCCATGTTCATGGTGACCCAGCCCCAGCGGTACGACGTGGTGGTCACCGACAACCTCTTCGGCGACATCCTCACCGACATCGCCGCCGCCGTGACCGGCGGCATCGGGCTGGCCGCGAGCGGGTCCATCAACCCGACGCGGCAGTTCCCCTCGATGTTCGAGCCGGTGCACGGCTCCGCCCCGGACATCGCCGGCAAGGGCGTGGCCGACCCGGTCGCGGCCGTGCTGTCCGCTTCGCTGCTGCTCGACCACCTCGGGCACGCCGACGAGGCCCGCCGAGTATTCGAGGCGGTCGCGACCGAGCTCGCGTCCCGTACCCCGGGCGTGCCGGTGCGTACCGCCGAGGTCGGCGACCGGTTGGCCGCGCAGGCCGCCTGA
- the mpgS gene encoding mannosyl-3-phosphoglycerate synthase: MRLEQPHRTERFGAVRIHELQRVIELDSGAQRGADQGGSHSQIVAPDNIRAIESELVVVIPCMNETRRVIEGVLSGIPHDCLIILVSNSARQPIDRYEIEVQSVEQFCRVAERPAMAIHQRDPGLAAAIKAAGMPEMIDDEGLVRTGKGEAMLIGMAMAAMTGRRYVGYVDADNYVPGAVNEYCKAYAAGLHLASADSPYSMVRISWHSKPKLRDGRLFFSRRGRSSEVTNMFLNRLVAEYSGFGTEVIATGNAGEHALSLDLGLRMRLAGGFAVEPFEYVELFEQFGGVLPVISPQVLPHSVPVLQIETRNPHFHDNKGEDHVKGMRMQALNVLYHSPVALPAVREAILEFMVAEGALTPGQEPPRERIYPPVGSLAFDTFLDALSTEAESFRQIGRRLARVDRHPVG; the protein is encoded by the coding sequence ATGCGTCTGGAGCAACCGCACCGAACCGAGCGCTTCGGCGCCGTCCGGATCCACGAGCTTCAGCGCGTCATCGAGCTCGACTCGGGCGCGCAGCGCGGCGCTGACCAGGGCGGAAGCCATAGCCAGATCGTTGCGCCGGATAACATCCGCGCGATCGAATCGGAATTGGTCGTCGTTATTCCGTGCATGAATGAGACACGCAGAGTAATTGAGGGCGTGCTCTCCGGAATTCCGCACGACTGTCTCATCATTCTCGTCAGTAACAGTGCTCGACAGCCGATCGATCGGTACGAGATTGAGGTGCAGAGCGTCGAGCAGTTCTGCCGGGTCGCGGAGCGTCCGGCGATGGCCATACACCAGCGCGACCCCGGCCTGGCCGCGGCGATCAAGGCGGCCGGCATGCCGGAGATGATCGACGACGAAGGGCTGGTCCGCACCGGCAAGGGCGAGGCCATGCTGATCGGCATGGCGATGGCGGCCATGACCGGCCGCCGGTACGTCGGCTACGTCGACGCCGACAACTACGTCCCCGGGGCGGTCAACGAGTACTGCAAGGCGTACGCCGCCGGGCTGCACCTGGCCTCGGCCGACAGCCCGTACTCGATGGTCCGGATCTCGTGGCACTCCAAGCCCAAGCTGCGCGACGGGCGCCTGTTCTTCAGCCGGCGCGGCCGCAGTTCCGAGGTGACCAACATGTTCCTGAACCGCCTGGTGGCGGAGTACTCGGGCTTCGGCACCGAGGTGATCGCCACCGGCAACGCCGGCGAGCACGCGCTCAGCCTCGACCTCGGCCTGCGCATGCGGCTGGCCGGCGGGTTCGCGGTCGAGCCGTTCGAGTACGTCGAGCTGTTCGAGCAGTTCGGCGGGGTGCTGCCCGTCATCTCGCCGCAGGTGCTGCCGCACTCGGTGCCGGTGCTGCAGATCGAGACCCGCAACCCGCACTTCCACGACAACAAGGGCGAAGACCACGTCAAGGGCATGCGGATGCAGGCCCTCAACGTGCTCTACCACTCGCCCGTGGCGCTGCCCGCGGTCCGCGAGGCCATCCTGGAGTTCATGGTCGCCGAGGGGGCGCTCACGCCGGGCCAGGAGCCGCCCCGCGAGCGGATCTACCCGCCGGTGGGATCGCTCGCGTTCGACACGTTCCTCGACGCGCTGTCGACGGAGGCCGAGTCGTTCCGGCAGATCGGGCGCCGGTTGGCGCGTGTCGATCGTCACCCCGTGGGGTAA
- the serA gene encoding phosphoglycerate dehydrogenase, whose protein sequence is MTPVVLIAEELAPAAIDVLAHDFDVRHVDGTDRAALLAALAEAHAVIVRSATQINAEAIAAAPKLKVVARAGVGLDNVEVAAATARGVMVVNAPTSNIVSAAEQAVALLLAVARNTASASSALKAGEWKRSKYTGVEIQGKTVGVVGLGRIGVLFAQRIAAFGTRLIAYDPYVQPARAAQLGVRLVGLEELLRESDFISIHLPKTPETVGLIGEKELATVKPGVRIVNAARGGLIDEQALADAIAEGRVGGAGIDVYVKEPCTSSPLFAFDNVVATPHLGASTAEAQDKAGLSVAKSVKLALQGEFVPDAVNVQAGGVVAEDVRPLLPLAEKLGKVFTAVAGGVASSVTVEVRGEAAGNDVSVLKLAATKGLFTSVVEEQVTYVNAPLFAADRGVEVDLHTHADSAEEPTLVSVRGALPDGRTVSVSGTVVISGSRETIKLTEVDGFDLELTADGILLFFRYADRPGVVGAIGSLLGEHGVNIAAMQVARREAGGEALMTLTVDGAVGAELLTEAADVIGATAASAADLRDE, encoded by the coding sequence ATGACTCCCGTCGTACTCATCGCTGAAGAGCTCGCTCCCGCCGCCATTGACGTGCTCGCGCACGACTTCGACGTACGCCATGTGGATGGCACCGACCGCGCGGCCCTCCTCGCCGCGCTGGCCGAGGCCCACGCGGTCATCGTGCGGAGCGCTACCCAGATCAACGCCGAGGCCATCGCCGCGGCGCCCAAGCTGAAGGTGGTCGCCCGCGCCGGCGTGGGCCTCGACAACGTCGAGGTCGCGGCCGCGACCGCCCGCGGCGTCATGGTTGTCAACGCCCCGACGTCCAACATCGTCTCGGCCGCTGAGCAGGCCGTCGCGCTGCTGCTCGCGGTGGCCCGCAACACGGCCAGCGCCAGCTCCGCGCTCAAGGCCGGCGAGTGGAAGCGGTCCAAGTACACCGGCGTGGAGATCCAGGGCAAGACCGTCGGCGTCGTCGGCCTGGGTCGCATCGGCGTGCTCTTCGCGCAGCGGATCGCCGCGTTCGGCACCCGCCTGATCGCGTACGACCCGTACGTCCAGCCGGCCCGCGCGGCCCAGCTCGGCGTGCGCCTGGTGGGCCTGGAGGAGCTGCTGCGGGAGAGCGACTTCATCTCGATCCACCTGCCCAAGACCCCGGAGACGGTCGGCCTCATCGGGGAGAAGGAGCTGGCCACCGTCAAGCCCGGCGTCCGCATCGTCAACGCCGCGCGCGGCGGCCTGATCGACGAGCAGGCCCTGGCTGACGCGATCGCCGAGGGCCGCGTCGGCGGTGCCGGCATCGACGTGTACGTCAAGGAGCCGTGCACCTCGTCGCCGCTGTTCGCGTTCGACAACGTGGTGGCGACCCCGCACCTCGGCGCGTCCACGGCCGAGGCGCAGGACAAGGCCGGCCTGTCCGTGGCCAAGAGCGTCAAGCTGGCGCTGCAGGGCGAGTTCGTGCCGGACGCGGTCAACGTGCAGGCCGGCGGCGTGGTGGCCGAAGACGTGCGTCCGCTGCTGCCGCTCGCCGAAAAGCTCGGCAAGGTCTTCACCGCGGTCGCCGGCGGGGTGGCCTCCAGCGTCACGGTCGAGGTGCGCGGCGAGGCCGCCGGCAACGACGTCTCGGTGCTCAAGCTGGCCGCCACCAAGGGCCTGTTCACCTCGGTGGTCGAGGAGCAGGTGACGTACGTGAACGCGCCGCTGTTCGCCGCCGACCGGGGCGTCGAGGTCGACCTGCACACGCACGCCGACTCGGCCGAGGAGCCGACCCTGGTGTCCGTGCGGGGCGCGCTGCCCGACGGCCGTACGGTCAGCGTCTCCGGCACGGTCGTCATCAGCGGCAGCCGGGAGACCATCAAGCTCACCGAGGTCGACGGGTTCGACCTGGAGCTGACCGCCGACGGCATCCTGCTCTTCTTCCGGTACGCCGACCGGCCCGGCGTGGTCGGCGCAATCGGTTCGCTGCTCGGCGAGCACGGCGTCAACATCGCGGCGATGCAGGTGGCCCGGCGCGAGGCCGGCGGCGAGGCGCTGATGACGTTGACCGTCGACGGGGCGGTGGGCGCCGAGCTGCTCACGGAGGCCGCGGATGTGATCGGCGCGACTGCGGCCAGCGCGGCCGACCTCCGCGACGAATAG
- a CDS encoding acetolactate synthase large subunit — translation MTRPTPETLANRAPSPATLAAAAASSASVAPAAPAKVTGAVSLVKSLEALGVEVMFGIPGGAILPAYDPIYDSTVRHILVRHEQGAGHAATGYAQATGKVGVCVATSGPGATNLVTPIADAYMDSVPIVAITGQVPRPAIGTDAFQEADIQGITLPITKHNYLVTTPEEIPRILAEAFHLAATGRPGPVLVDIPKDVLQAQTTFSWPPTMELPGYRPTLHPHGKQIREAARLMTTARRPVLYVGGGVLKAGATDSLLKLAELTNIPVLTTLMARGAFPDSHQQHLGMPGMHGTVSAVYALQKSDLIVALGARFDDRVTGKLDSFAPNAAIVHADIDPAEIGKNRTADVPIVGDARHVIDELIQAVTAEHAAGHRGDHTEWWAQLNDLRTRYPLGWDEPTDGTLSPQYVIKRLGEIAGPDAIYVAGVGQHQMWASQFISYEKPHTWLNSGGAGTMGYAVPAAMGAKVGKPDTVVWAVDGDGCFQMTNQELATCALEGIPVKIAIINNGNLGMVRQWQTLFYGERYSNTDLGTHKHRIPDFVKLAEALGCIGLRCESADDVDKTIEAAMAINDAPVVIDFVVGKDAMVWPMVAAGTSNDEIMFARDMRPSFDEDDL, via the coding sequence ATGACGAGACCCACGCCAGAGACCCTCGCCAACCGCGCCCCCTCGCCGGCCACGCTCGCCGCGGCGGCTGCCTCCTCCGCATCGGTAGCGCCGGCCGCCCCGGCCAAGGTCACCGGGGCCGTCTCCCTCGTCAAGTCGTTGGAGGCGCTCGGGGTCGAGGTCATGTTCGGCATTCCGGGCGGGGCGATCCTGCCGGCGTACGACCCGATCTACGACTCGACGGTCCGGCACATCCTGGTCCGGCACGAGCAGGGGGCCGGTCACGCCGCCACCGGGTACGCCCAGGCCACCGGCAAGGTCGGCGTGTGCGTCGCCACCTCCGGGCCGGGCGCGACCAACCTGGTGACCCCGATCGCCGACGCGTACATGGACTCGGTGCCGATCGTCGCGATCACCGGTCAGGTCCCGCGGCCCGCGATCGGCACGGACGCCTTCCAGGAAGCCGACATCCAGGGCATCACGCTGCCGATCACCAAGCACAACTACCTCGTCACCACGCCGGAAGAGATCCCGCGGATCCTGGCGGAGGCGTTCCACCTGGCGGCGACGGGCCGGCCCGGGCCGGTGCTGGTGGACATCCCGAAGGACGTGCTCCAGGCGCAGACGACGTTCTCCTGGCCGCCGACCATGGAACTGCCCGGCTACCGCCCGACGCTGCACCCGCACGGCAAGCAGATCCGAGAGGCGGCCCGGCTGATGACCACGGCCCGCCGCCCGGTGCTGTACGTCGGCGGCGGCGTCCTCAAGGCCGGCGCCACCGACAGCCTGCTCAAGCTGGCCGAGCTGACCAACATCCCGGTCCTGACCACGCTGATGGCGCGCGGGGCGTTCCCCGACTCGCACCAGCAGCACCTGGGCATGCCCGGCATGCACGGCACCGTCTCCGCCGTGTACGCCCTGCAGAAGTCCGACCTCATCGTCGCGCTGGGGGCCAGGTTCGACGACCGGGTCACCGGCAAGCTCGACTCGTTCGCGCCGAACGCGGCGATCGTGCACGCGGACATCGACCCGGCCGAGATCGGCAAGAACCGCACCGCGGACGTCCCGATCGTGGGCGACGCCCGGCACGTCATCGACGAGCTGATCCAGGCGGTGACGGCCGAGCACGCGGCCGGGCACCGCGGCGACCACACCGAGTGGTGGGCGCAGCTGAACGACCTGCGCACCCGCTACCCGCTGGGCTGGGACGAGCCGACCGACGGCACGCTCTCGCCGCAGTACGTCATCAAGCGGCTCGGCGAGATCGCCGGCCCGGACGCGATCTACGTGGCCGGCGTGGGCCAGCACCAGATGTGGGCCTCGCAGTTCATCTCGTACGAGAAGCCGCACACCTGGCTCAACTCCGGCGGCGCCGGCACGATGGGGTACGCCGTCCCGGCGGCCATGGGCGCGAAGGTGGGCAAGCCCGACACCGTCGTGTGGGCGGTCGACGGCGACGGCTGCTTCCAGATGACCAACCAGGAGTTGGCCACCTGCGCCCTGGAGGGCATCCCGGTCAAGATCGCCATCATCAACAACGGCAACCTCGGCATGGTGCGGCAGTGGCAGACGCTCTTCTACGGCGAGCGCTACTCCAACACCGACCTGGGTACGCACAAGCACCGCATCCCCGACTTCGTCAAGCTGGCCGAGGCGCTGGGCTGCATCGGCCTGCGCTGCGAGAGCGCGGACGACGTCGACAAGACCATCGAGGCGGCGATGGCGATCAACGACGCCCCTGTCGTGATCGACTTCGTCGTCGGCAAGGATGCGATGGTGTGGCCGATGGTGGCCGCCGGCACCAGCAATGACGAGATCATGTTCGCCCGCGACATGCGCCCGAGCTTCGACGAGGATGACCTCTGA